From one Aspergillus fumigatus Af293 chromosome 8, whole genome shotgun sequence genomic stretch:
- a CDS encoding MFS transporter, with the protein MVLTRQTRQTTSDDAFPTTQLFLLAICRVAEPIALTSIFPYSWVMVKDFRVADRTDASFYAGILVSAFSLAEALTGMFWGGLSDRIGRKPVLLSGCFGTILSLLLVGFAPNFWVALLGRALGGLLNGNIGVIQTMVGELVKRPEHEPRAYAVMPFVWSIGTIIGPAIGGLLAKPADSYPSLFSANGLFGKFPYLLPNLVCSFLLLLSIAGSWLFLQETHPGLQHQNAAGNLDHTSAESPLLATAGATANAGVDLRAESYGTFNQVRLQADEDWFVNADGSKYKTQKQPVFTYRVVSLIIALSIFTYHSMTYDHLLPIFLQDKNGRNTSGFSNAPFSFPGGLGLSTRTVGLIMSSDGIIALVIQSCIFPILAQLLGVWRLFVVVTVLHPLAYFIVPFLIFLPQSSVIFGIYICLIVRNILSIIDYPVLLILIKQACPSESVMGKINGLAASAGAVARTIAPPIAGFLYSTGADMNFTAIAWWGSSLIAVIGAVQLCFMKHKKHTSATIRPAMPCHYQYVPDESRPQKETIHIIVTDTDANADGAGTSQSRRYSFLT; encoded by the exons ATGGTATTAACACGCCAGACAAGGCAAACCACCTCCGACGATGCATTTCCTACTACTCAGCTATTCCTGCTCG CAATATGCCGTGTCGCAGAGCCCATCGCTCTGACCTCCATATTCCCATACTCATGGGTTATGGTTAAGGATTTTCGAGTAGCAGATCGCACAGATGCGTCTTTCTATGCCGGAATCCTCGTGTCCGCTTTTTCTCTTGCTGAAGCCCTCACCGGTATGTTCTGGGGAGGTCTTTCAGACCGCATCGGTCGTAAGCCGGTCCTTCTGTCCGGTTGCTTCGGTACCATCCTgtcccttctccttgtggGATTCGCGCCAAACTTCTGGGTAGCACTCTTAGGTCGCGCACTAGGTGGTCTGCTGAACGGGAATATCGGAGTCATTCAGACAATGGTTGGAGAATTAGTCAAGCGACCAGAACATGAAC CTCGAGCCTATGCCGTGATGCCGTTTGTCTGGTCAATAGGAACTATTATCGGCCCCGCGATTGGAGGTTTGCTTGCGAAGCCTGCAGACAGCTATCCATCTCTGTTCTCCGCCAACGGTCTCTTCGGCAAATTTCCCTACCTGTTACCGAATCTGGTCTGCTCCTTCTTACTCCTTCTCAGCATAGCTGGAAGCTGGTTGTTCTTGCAAGAGACCCATCCTGGTCTGCAGCATCAGAATGCTGCCGGAAACCTTGATCATACATCTGCTGAAAGTCCACTCCTGGCCACCGCAGGAGCGACAGCCAATGCAGGTGTAGATCTACGTGCGGAATCATATGGTACCTTCAACCAAGTTCGCTTGCAGGCAGATGAAGACTGGTTTGTGAATGCCGACGGTTCGAAATACAAGACGCAAAAACAACCTGTTTTCACCTACCGAGTTGTCTCGCTCATCATTGCGTTATCCATCTTTACCTATCACTCCATGACGTACGATCATCTCTTGCCTATTTTCTTGCAGGATAAGAATGGCAGGAATACTTCGGGCTTCAGTAACGCGCCATTTAGCTTCCCTGGCGGACTCGGCCTTTCTACACGGACAGTCGGCCTTATTATGTCTTCGGATGGCATCATTGCGCTCGTTATTCAGAGTTGCATTTTCCCCATTCTGGCCCAGTTACTGGGGGTCTGGAGACTATTCGTGGTGGTGACTGTGTTGCATCCTCTCGCCTACTTCATCGTTCCATTCCTCATTTTTCTACCCCAAAGCTCCGTCATCTTCGGCATTTACATATGCCTCATCGTTCGCAACATACTTTCGATAATCGATTACCCTGTGCTGCTGATTCTCATCAAGCAAGCATGCCCTTCGGAATCGGTCATGGGCAAGATCAATGGACTAGCTGCTTCTGCCGGTGCCGTCGCTAGGACTATTGCTCCTCCTATTGCTGGTTTCCTGTACAGTACCGGTGCCGATATGAATTTCACTGCTATTGCATGGTGGGGAAGCTCTTTGATTGCTGTTATTGGTGCTGTGCAGCTGTGCTTCATGAAGCACAAGAAACATACCTCCGCTACAATTCGGCCGGCTATGCCTTGCCATTATCAATACGTTCCAGACGAGTCCCGACCTCAGAAGGAGACCATCCATATCATAGTGACGGACACCGATGCTAATGCAGACGGTGCTGGTACGTCGCAATCCCGCCGTTATTCGTTTTTGACATAG
- the sip5 gene encoding Sip5p gives MGNSQTKEFRPPLSSSNRRSHQWGSSSSHGRSPYSDRHHAESSRSRGSRPDLSILGIGGSSERDVATLEHRRETKQEREARRLEKERAARVKERERSMREEHVDGGYLVTQGVYVGTEDFNKAVTRQLMIERRLAPFWRGLNDFSESWTEHQLMAAARGLPIPPPDEIPPELEYKNPPKLSGDGKEPSIQHLMVPITSRSQSYGSEASQSSTPAHSLPAPVSPIASGTSTSPLFRSRAKTLASLTTSKLGSQSDSTPKEIHLPEDPFVNGQPIEAYLYKDATECPICFLYYPPYLNRTRCCDQPICSECFVQIKRPDPHPPEHGEAEPNAAAAEGDRQDNQDCQLVSEPAACPFCVQPEFGVTYTPPPFRRGLVYATDPTLRPNFTSPVSSTSSLASANASPGTGRRRATSLSANDPAVITTDRVRPDWAQKLANARAHAARRSAAATALHTAAYLMNSTASGNESRNFSLGRRGVMRRTGQSETPSASSRSGSPALQALAFLTDRRTPGHDTDSAEEGTGNLAPPRNSSRRNRIDDLEEMMMMEAIRLSLASEEERRKKAEKEARKEAKRREKENKKAEKAARKHGFYSNNASSSALDVPSDARLGRVASTSSSITGEDASPSKGKEVDRTSPAATAASSQSSTEIASESMTINPHPNVVEQGPSAQSSMAQLSPRELPKPSHLRQVSSASSSFSSLVESTGEDHSGAYDGNASSTEPLFNFRSLAAVIGDEDKGDGTAEHVEDTSSKPSAEGSASSTAPVADEMPGQSTTPADPIAVKTVAEDRDCLMPKELETQSVEITSATRNAEATT, from the exons ATGGGTAACTCGCAAACAAAAGAATTCCGCCCTCCTCTCAGTTCTTCCAATCGCCGAAGTCATCAATGGGGTTCCTCTAGCAGTCACGGGAGATCGCCATACAGCGACCGGCATCATGCGGAAAGTTCCAGATCTCGAGGTAGTAGACCAGACCTGTCTATCCTTGGAATCGGCGGGAGCTCCGAGAGAGATGTGGCCACTCTTGAGCATCGGAGAGAGACAAAACAGGAGCGAGAAGCTCGTCGGCTAGAAAAGGAGCGGGCAGCTCGGGTCAAAGAACGAGAGCGTAGCATGCGGGAAGAGCATGTCGATGGCGGTTATTTGGTTACGCAAGGTGTTTACGTGGGTACTGAGGATTTCAATAAAGCGGTGACTCGGCAACTGATG ATTGAGCGGAGACTCGCGCCGTTTTGGAGAGGACTGAATGATTTCTCGGAGTCGTGGACTGAGCATCAATTGATGGCAGCAGCGCGTGGCCTGCCAATACCACCACCAGATGAAATTCCCCCGGAGCTGGAATATAAGAACCCTCCGAAATTGAGTGGAGATGGGAAGGAGCCCAGCATTCAGCACCTGATGGTGCCAATCACGTCAAGGTCGCAATCTTACGGCTCCGAAGCCTCGCAGTCATCAACCCCAGCACATTCTCTGCCAGCACCCGTTTCTCCCATAGCTTCCGGTACTTCGACCTCACCGTTGTTTCGAAGTCGGGCGAAAACCTTGGCTTCACTCACCACATCCAAGCTCGGTTCTCAGAGCGATTCGACGCCTAAGGAGATACATCTGCCTGAAGACCCATTTGTCAATGGGCAGCCAATAGAAGCCTATCTCTATAAAGATGCAACCGAATGTCCGATATGCTTCTTATACTATCCCCCTTACCTTAACCGCACGAGATGTTGCGACCAGCCTATCTGTTCGGAATGCTTCGTTCAAATTAAGCGTCCCGATCCACATCCGCCAGAACATGGAGAAGCGGAGCCCAATGCCGCCGCGGCGGAGGGCGACCGTCAGGACAATCAAGACTGCCAGCTAGTATCTGAGCCTGCTGCATGTCCATTTTGTGTACAACCCGAATTTGGAGTCACATACACTCCTCCGCCCTTCCGCAGAGGGCTCGTTTACGCAACAGATCCTACGCTTCGCCCCAACTTTACTTCTCCAGTGTCCTCAACGTCGTCTTTAGCATCGGCCAATGCGTCTCCAGGGACGGGCCGTCGGCGCGCTACCTCGCTGTCTGCCAACGACCCTGCGGTCATCACGACAGACAGAGTTCGTCCTGATTGGGCCCAAAAACTAGCGAATGCCCGGGCTCATGCTGCGCGAAGATCAGCTGCGGCCACGGCTCTGCATACCGCTGCATATCTGATGAATTCTACCGCATCAGGGAATGAAAGCAGAAATTTCAGTCTTGGACGCAGAGGCGTAATGCGGAGAACGGGCCAATCGGAGACTCCGAGCGCCTCGAGCCGCTCAGGCTCCCCAGCTCTACAGGCCCTTGCATTTCTGACTGACAGACGTACACCCGGACATGACACAGACTccgcagaagaaggaacaGGGAACCTAGCACCGCCTCGTAACAGCTCGAGACGGAACCGtattgatgatcttgaagagatgatgatgatggaagcgATCAGACTGAGCTTGGCTAGCGAGGAAGAGAGGCGCAAAAAGGCCGAGAAAGAGGCCaggaaagaagcaaagcggcgagagaaggaaaacaaaaaggcagagaaggcTGCACGCAAGCATGGGTTCTACAGCAACAATGCTAGCAGTTCCGCTTTGGACGTTCCTTCGGATGCCCGACTTGGAAGGGTCGCgagcacctcctcctcgataACTGGCGAAGATGCATCTCCAAGCAAGGGTAAGGAAGTGGATCGCACATCGCCAGCTGCTACTGCTGCTTCCTCGCAGTCAAGTACTGAAATCGCCTCTGAATCTATGACCATCAACCCGCATCCAAACGTGGTAGAACAGGGACCAAGCGCGCAATCTTCGATGGCTCAGCTCTCGCCACGGGAGCTGCCAAAACCATCGCATCTGCGTCAGGTGTCCAGTGCAtcctcatcattctcatcaCTTGTTGAGTCAACGGGAGAAGATCACAGTGGGGCTTACGATGGCAATGCTTCGTCCACCGAGCCACTATTCAACTTCCGCAGCTTAGCTGCTGTTATcggagatgaagacaaaGGCGATGGAACTGCAGAGCATGTGGAAGATACATCATCAAAACCGAGCGCCGAGGGGTCAGCTTCCAGCACGGCGCCTGTGGCCGATGAGATGCCTGGCCAATCCACTACACCTGCTGACCCGATAGCTGTGAAAACCGTCGCAGAGGACCGGGACTGCTTGATGCCCAAGGAACTCGAGACTCAGTCGGTGGAAATCACCAGTGCCACGCGGAATGCCGAGGCAACAACTTGA